From Acetomicrobium thermoterrenum DSM 13490:
CCCTTCCTTACAAAAAAGGCTTCCTACTTCATAGTGGCCCTAGCAGACCAGCTCCGCAGGCGTAACTTTCCATGGTAGGGAAGCATTAGGCCGCTTCCAGAGCCAACGCCTTCTTCAGAATGAGCATTGTTTTTAGTACAGCATAGTCCTCTTCCAGAAACCCCGCAAAATGTCGTCCAGTTGATCCAAGTCTATAAGAAAGGCGTCATGCCCGTTATCGCTCTCTATTTCGTCGTAAAAGGCTTCGACGCCAGCTTCCCTGGCTTCGGAGACTATCCCTTCAACCTGCCAATTGGGAAAGAGAAGATCGCTCGATATGCCCACGGCCAAAAGCTGGCCGCCAATCATTGAAAGCGCTTTCTTAACCCCTCCCCTGCCCTCTCCTATATCGTGCAAATCCATAGCCCTGGTCAAGTATAGATAGCAATTCGCATCAAACCTTTGCACCAACTTTTCGCCATGATGGTGAATATAGGTCTCGATCTTGAATTTGCCGTCCCAATCCCAGGGAGCGCCGAAGGCCAGCTCCCTCATGTATCTTTTGACAAAAGTTTCCTCGCTCCTGTAGGTGATCATGGCCAACATCCTCGCGATGGCGAGTCCTCGTTCCGGAGGAGCCGAATCGTAATAATCTCCTCCTCGCCATTGGGGATCTGCCATTATCGCCTGGCGCTGAACCTCGTTGAATGCAATCGCCTGAGGATACGTAAAGGCGGGAGCTGCTATCACTACTGAACGTTTTACGGCTTCAGGAAACATCACGGCCCACTCCAAAGCTTGCATCCCGCCCAAAGAACCTCCGATTACACATTCGAGTTTCTCGATGCCAATGATCTTTAAGGCTTCATGCTGCGCTTTCACCATATCCCTAACGGAGAATACAGGAAAACGCATACCGTAGGGACGCCCGTCGTCATCGCAAGGGCTCAAGGGCGAAGTGCTCCCGTAGGGGCTCCCCAAGACGTTGAAGCAAAGAACGCAGAACCTCTCTGTATCGATGGCCTTGCCAGGGCCAACCAAAGGATCCCACCACGCCTCAGGCAATCCGGGGACATCAGGGCCGGCGACATGATGGCTCCCGGTAAGGGCATGACATACCAGTACCACTCCTCTGGCATCTAAAGACCCGTACACGGCATAGGCCTGCCTGACCTTTTTTAATACCCTGCCGGACTCCAAATGAAGCTCTGGTATCTCGACCATTCCAATGGTTTCTTCCAGAAACTTACTTACCACGGACAGTTTACCCGCCTTCTTTTTTTTAAATTGAACTTAAGGCGCGATCGAGGTCGTCGATAATGTCCTCTACATCCTCAAGCCCTATGCTCAATCGCACCAATCCGTCCTCTATTCCCGCCTTTTCCAGCTCCTCTCTGCTTAGTTGGCTGTGGGTGGTTGAGGCAGGATGAATGGCCATGCTCCGGGCATCCCCTATGTTCGCTATGATCGAAAAGAGGTTCAAGCTGTTCAGAAACTTCCTCCCCGCCTCAATTCCTCCCTTCAAGCAGAAAGCTATCATGCCGCCATATCCCTCTCGGAAGTACTTTTTCGCCCTCTCGTGATGGGGGTGGCTCTCCAAGCCGGGATAGGATACCCAAGCTACTTCCTCGCGTTCTTCCAGGAATCTGGCAACGGCAAGGGCGTTTTCGCTGTGCTTTTTCATCCTGAGAGACAAGGTGCCGATGCTCATCCAAAGAAGATAGGCATCGAAGGGGGACATGCACCCTCCAATATCCCTCAGAGCGCAGGCACGCAGCTTGGTCGCCAGCGCTTTTGTACCGAAGGCCTCGGAAAACACCACCCCGTGATATGCCTCCTCCGGCTCGGTAAATTCCGGCCATTTCTTCATACTTCCCCAATCAACGTTACCACCGTCTACAACTACTCCCCCTATGATGTTGCCAAAACCGCTGAGATATTTAGTAGCCGAATGGACCACTACATTTGCGCCCCATTCCACCGGCCGACAGAGGGCAGGAGACATGAAAGTATTGTCCACTATCAGCAAGGCTTCGTTATCTCTCGCTATGACAGCAAGCTCCTCAAGGGGAGCTACGTTCAGGCTTGGATTTCCCACTGTCTCGGTTATTATGCAACGAGTTTTCGGAGATACAGCTTTTGCCACTTCCTCCGGATCGTCCGTATCAACGACACTTACTTCCACGCCGAATTTAGAAAAGATATTCGAAAGCAAAGTCAAAGTCCCGCCATATACCTTGCGTCCCAATATCACGTGGTCGTCCTTTTTGCAGATTAAAGAAAGCAATTGATTGAAGGCCGCCTGCCCCGACGAAGTGGCAACGGCAGCCGAACCACTTTCAAGGTCTGCAATTACCTCTTCAAAAGCTGCCACCGTAGGGTTTCCGATTCGAGAATATATGAAACCTTCCTTTTTTAGCTCAAACAGAGACGCGGCCTCCTCGGCGGAACCGAACTTGTAACCCGCCGTCAAATATATGGGAAGTCCAAAGGATCCCGTGCTCGGATCATGATCCCACCCCGAGTGAAGCGCCCTGGTCGAAAATCCTTTTAAATCTTTTTCCAACTGATTAGCCTCCTTTGGTGAAGTTTAATTAAAAAGCCTTCTCCCTCAAGAGGGAAGAAGGCTTTTCGCTCGTCCCTCTCATCATTCAACCTTTCGGTTGCAGGTTTTGGCACCACGCTCCCCAAAGGGTAAGCAGGTTGCCGGGCTTCGCAGGGCCAGTCCCTCCGCCGCTCTGGATAAGAGTTCCAAAATATTTTATCAGTATTTACGCGTTGCCTAATGATACCATTTTTCCGTCAATTTTCAATCGGAGGCTGCAAACTTTTCAAAGTTGCAGCCAAATATGGACTTTAAAAAGTCGTCACTCATATCAAGTTGGGCTAAAAGCCTCTTATATCGCTCTAACGAAAGAATGGGATAATCGCTCCCGTAAAGGAACTTTCCGGCCAATCCCGCCGCTTCGATGGCTTTAAAAATAGTCGGGCCATAAAGAAAGGGAGCAGCTGCCGTATCGTAATATGCGTTTTTTAGGGCGAGCTTCATCTCGGGCATCATCTCGTAAATCCAAAGCCCGCCGCCGAAGTGTGCAAAGATCACTTTTACTTCAGGGTGATTGAGACAAAAGGCCGCCGCTTCCTTAGGACCCACATTACCCTTTCCGGGGTAATCATGGCCGACGGGTTCCGCGGTATGAATCATCACAAACATGTTCATCTCGTAGCACGCAGCAGCAAGCCTCCACGTTTCCCTGGGATCGGTGATGTCGAAATCCTGCCCTTGAGGAAAGATCTCGCCTACCCCTATCAGCCCTTCCTCCCTGCATCTTTCTATCTCCTTTACGGCGCCTTTCACTAGGGGGGGCACCACCGCCATTCCCTTAAAACGGTCGGGGTGCTCTTTCACTGCTCGGATTACGTAATCGTTGCAGAGCTTACATAAAGCCAGATCGCTGAAGGAAAAACCGAATATAAGGCTTTGGGCGATGCCATCGGCATCCATTTGAGCGATCACGTCATCCGCAGTTGCCCATCTGTGCACCTTGCCTCTGGCGAGCATTCCGAAATAGGGCTCACTTTCAGCGATCCTCTCCCAATCGCGTATGACCTCCGGAGGATATACGTGGACATGACAATCAACGATCCTCACAAAAGAGCCTCCTCATTATTTTTGTCATTTACGAACCCCTCTCGCAGGGTTTCTATGTTAGAGGTTATTTTTCTTGCAACATGTGCCTTATTCATCGTATATAAATGTATCCCTCTCACTCCAGAGGCTATCAGATCCACTATCTGGTCCGTCGCGTAGGCAATGCCTGCTTCTTCCAGTGAACGAGGATCGTCGGCGTACCTGTGAAGAATCCTGACGAACTTCTTCGGCAGCGAGGCGCCGCAAAGGGTTACTATCCTTTCGATTTGATTTTTGTTCACCACCGGCATAATTCCTGCCGATATGGGCACTTCTATGCCCGCAATGCTCGTCCGCTCAACAAAACGATAAAAGAGCTCGTTGTCGAAAAACAGTTGAGTTACCAAAAAATCCACGCCGGCATCAACTTTTTGCTTCAAATAGTGCAGGTCCTTAATCGGATCATCGCACTCTATGTGCCCTTCCGGATAGGCGGCCCCGCCAATCGCTATCTTCTCTCCGTACCTCTCTCGTAAAAATTTAACCAAATCGATAGCATGACTAAAGTCTCCTCCAACAAAGGGGCTTACGGCTTCCTGCGGAGGATCCCCTCTTAAGGCTAAAATGTTATGAACACCACTCTCTAGAAGAAGATCAACCACCCCCACCACCTCATCCCGCGTAGAGCCGATGCATGTCAAATGGGCTAGGGATTCGATGTCATAGACGTTTTTAACATCTATGGCTATCTGCGGTGACCTATCCCGGGTTGACCCGCCTGCGCCGTAAGTTACACTTATAAAGTCGGGCGACAGACCTTTGAGGTCATCCAAAGTGCTGTAAATCCTATCCAGAGGCGTCGTAGGCTTTGGAGGAAAAATCTCGAAAGAAAATACGAACTTATTCCTCTCAAAAATATCTTTGATTTTCAATTTATGTATACCCCCTTATCGACCAAGCAGTTTTTCGACCAGACGAACGGCGCTCAAGGCGTCGGGAGCATAACCGTCTGCGCCTATATGGTCGGCATAGTTTTGCGAAACCGCCGCTCCGCCTATTATAACTTTGACCGACAGATTTTCTCCTTTGATTTTCCTTGTTACCCTCTCCATTTCACTCATCGTCGTGGTCATGAGGGCCGACAACCCTACTATTTGGGCTTCTCCCTTCCTTGCCTCTTCGAGTATCTTCTCCAGCGCCACGTCTTTGCCAAGATCTATAACTTTGTATCCATGGCTTTTCAAAACCATGGATACTATATTTTTTCCTATGTCATGAATATCGCCCGCCACCGTGGCCATTAGGATGCATCCCCGGTCTTTCAGGGTTCCTCCTCTGCTTAATACTGCTTGCTCCACGAGATCGCACACGCCTTGTGCCGCCTCGGCAGAAGAAATGAGTTGGGGCAAGAAGTAGTCGCCACATTCGTACAATCTGCCCACCTCCTCCAAAGCGGGGAGGACAACGTCATTTATCAGAGCCAAAGGCTCTCCTCCCTCGCTCAAAAACCTCCTGGCGACGGCCAAAACGCCCCCCCTGTCACCCTGTACGATCATGCCCTTCATCTGTTCTATCGGGCTCGAGGCGCCTTCCTTCTTCTCAGGGGAAGAGGTGTCTTTTTCCTCTGACTTTAAAGACCTCGCCCAAGTTATATAGCCTGATGCCCCTTTATCCCGTCCGACCAAAAGATTGCAAGCCATCATCAGGGAAGCGAAGCTTTCGTCCAACGGGTTTGCTATCACCGAATCCAATCCAGCGCCTGCTGCCATGGTGAGAAAAGCATTGTTCAAAAGAGGCCTGTTGGGCAAACCGTGCGATACGTTGCTGACACCCATTATGGTAAAAAGGTCAAGCTTTTTAAACGCCCTGAGTGCCTCTAGCGTGACAACTCCGGCTCTCCCATCTGCGGCCACTGACATGGTAAGGGGATCTACGAACAGTCTCGATTTCGAAAAACTCATCTCGTCGGCAAGAGCGCAAACCTTTTCTACGGCCTTTATTCTCCCTTCCACCGTCTCCGATATACCATCCTCGTCTATGGCAAGCACGACCAGGCAAGCGCCGTACCTCTTTGCAAGTTCTATGCCCTTAATTAACTTTTCCCTTTCGGCAGTCACGGAATTAATCAAGGGAATTCCTGCAACGTGAATCAACCCCTCCTCAAGGACGTCAGCTTCGTCGGCATCAATGGAGATGGGGAGGGTGCAGGCGCTTTCTACGGCCTCGACCGCCTCTCGGATCGCCCTTTTTCTGTCGATGCCGGGCAGACTGATATTGACGTCTATCACCTGGGATCCTGAACTGCTTTGTCTTCTCGCCTCCTCCGAGAGGGCATCCCACTTGTACTGAGCCACCTCATCCCTTATGGGCGACTTTCTCGATACGTTTATCCTTTCACCTACGACGACTATAGGCTCACCGGCTCCCGCAAAAACCAACCTGCTCCTGCTTGCCAAGGCCGCCTTTTCGACTTTCCGGGGACGTAGGGGTTTTTCTTGCGAAGCAACGCCTTTCAAATGAGCTATATGTTCAGGGGTTGTGCCGCAGCAACCGCCTACGACGGAAGCTCCCGCCCGAATTAATTCGCGCCCTTCCTCGGCAAATTCCCTTGGATCGAAGTCCTCCTTTCCGGGGGTACCTGCGTTCGGATAGGCAAAGATTGGGATTCCTGCATTAAGGTAGAGTTTCTTGACTATTTCTCTTGCGAGATCCGGTCCAAAGCCGCAGTTAACGCCCACAGCACAGGCTCCTATCATCCTCGCCCAGTGGGCAACCACCTCCGGCGGACTTCCAGTTATGGTACGCCCATTGCGTTCGAAGGTGAAGGAAACCACGAAAGGAATATGGGCTGCTACATCTTTAATGGCTAATACAGCGGCCTTCGCCTCTTTTATGTCCATCTGCGTTTCGATCAGAAAAAAGTCCACTCCGCCGTCTCTCAACCCGATAGCCTGCTCTTTGTATGCTTCGTAGGCCTCTTCGAAACTTAAGTTTCCAAGAGGCCTTATAAGTTCGCCCAAGGGACCCATGGAACCCGCCACATAGGCGTCCCATCCTTCTGCAGCTCGTCTGGCAATGCGTGCAGCCTCCTCATTTATCCGCCGTGCCTTTTCGCCCATCCCCCTATAGCTCAGCTTTATCGGGCTCGCACCAAAGGAGTTGGTCTCAACGACGGAAGCGCCGGATCTGAGGTACTCTTTGTGGATATCGAGCACTACATCGGGGGCGATCAGATTCATCTCCTCCGGCAACATTGGCGGCCGCCATCCCTTCTCGGAGAGCATAGTGCCCATTCCGCCATCCAGCACCAATACCCTATCGAGGGAGGTAATCAAGTCAACAAATTTCAGCGGCAAGTCAAAATCACACCTTTCCCTGCTATGATATATTGTCACAAATATATACACTATAATGAGATGTATTCTACTCAAAGGGAGGGAAAATTTCACGTGAAATATCCAAATTTCAAAAATGACACTCGATGGCACATCTTTTACACCATGAAAAAACTCAAGATCGCACTTGAAAAACCTTCGACGCAGCCAAGGGGCAGGGAAATACTTGAAATAATAGATCGCAACTTAAGAGGGCTTAATACCGACGAAGCCATAACTCCCCCTATCGAAGGTCTATCGAAAGCCCTATCTGTTGTAGATAAGATCATTTTGGGCATAAATTTTGGAGCGCCGGAATGGCCTAATAAACTCCTGGACCTGTACGGTCCTCCCGTTAAATGTTACGTCACGCCTTTTATAGAGGAAGATTTCCCCTTAAGCGACATGCAGAAGTTCTTCCCCAACTGGGAACAACCCTGTGAATGGTACTTACTGCCCTTTGATTTAGAGGAACAGGATTCCCCCTTAAACCTTCAATTTTTGTCCAAACATCTGGATAGAGCGTGGGCCATGTATGAAAACAAGGCTTATAACCGTTTTGCTCTTATCTTCTCGCCTGCCCTTTCGCTTTTGACATACAGCTATGAGAGGTTCGCCTGGAAAGACCTAGAGGCCTTCGATTGGCCGGAGAAGATAAAAGAATGGTTTGCCCTTTTGTCTCATTATACTGCCGAGAATGCCGTCTCATCCCATGTATGGGATTGGCAATGGGATGAGATAGTCTATGCCACATCCTTGTTCCTCGACAATATCCCCCCCTGTCAAAACAAGGAAAAAGCACTGGACATAAAAAATATCCTCATCGCCGGTTCCATCGTGGCCTCCTACAAAGTTCATAGCGGAGCATCGCTTGAGGAATTAACTTCCCTGGAAAGGCTGATCGCCTTTGCATGCGACGGCAGTCTGTTCTTATCGCGATATCAAATGTCTTGAATTTCGAAGGAGGGCGACGATACATGGCGAACGTGCTTGGTTCAAATGAAATCAAAAACATGTTGGATAGGGGCGATTTAATCGTTACACCTTTGTTGGATTTAAATCGCCAGATCGGAAGGGCATCGCTCGATGTAAGGCTCGGGCAGGACTTCGTGCTCTTTAGAAAGGGTCAGATTCCGGTGATGGACGTAAAAAGAGCTTTCGACAACACAGCTTGGGTAGATTATTACGACCATATAAGGACTGATTATGGCCAGCCCTTTATATTGCATCCCGGCCAATTCGTTCTGAGCTCGACGTTGGAATTCCTTCGATTGCCTCGAAATGTCATGGCTTATGTCATAGGCAGGTCTTCCTGGGGAAGGGCAGGTCTCGTAATTGCTACGGCAACCTTCGTCGATCCAGGATTTCAAGGAGTTATAACTTTAGAGCTGGTCAACGAAGGAGAGGTGCCTCTTTCCCTGTATCCCGGAACGAGGATAGCTCAGCTTGTTTTTCACAGGCTCGACGGCGAAGTGCAAGCATACAAGGGCAAGTACGCCTTTGACACCAAGGCCACGGCCAGCAAGGCCTATGAGGACGAAGAAGTGCTGAGGCTCACTCGAAGGGAAAATTAATTGGAACGGACCTTGGCAGTTACCAACTGATGGGCCAGGCGGGTGGGCTCAGGCAAGCGATAACGACTGCAACACGCTAAAACCAAATTAGCAGATTGCAATAATGATACTTTATGGCCAGGACTCACATAGAGGGGTCGAACGTCACTTCTCGTTCGCAGGACATGTCCGATAACTTCGCCATTCTGTCGCAGCGGCACCCACGACCCCTTTGTCCGTGGCACAGGCAGGTGGCTTCCTATCAAACGACTTTTAGCAACTCCAATAGCAGGCAAGTCCAAAACTACGCCGAAATGAGCAGCTATGCCCAATCTTCTGGGGTGTGCGATTCCGGCTCCGTCTATCATCCACAGGTCTGCCTTCAGTGATAATTTGTCGAAAGCCTTTATTGCAATAGGCAGTTCCCTGAAGGAAAGCAAGCCCGGTATGTAGGGAAAGTTGATACTTTCTTCGACGTAAACAGCTTCCACTGTCTCGCCGGTGTGACGATCCCATACAAGGGCTACGGCACATCCCTCTTTTGCTCCCCTGCCCTTGTAGGCTACATCTATGCCGCCTATTAGCCTAACCTTCTCAATATTGCAATAATCTTCTGTTATCACGAAGCCACATATTTTCTTCTGTAATTCGATAGCCTCTTTTGGGTCTCGGGGGAATTCAAACAAATCCTTCACTCCTAAATAAAAGTGCGAGATGTCTTTGACGTCATCTCGCACTTTAGCCTCTCAGTTACTTTACTTCTACTTCTGCGCCGGCCTCTTCCAGTTTTTTCTTGATCTCTTCGGCTTCCTCCTTGGAAACGCCTTCCTTTACTGGCTTTGGTGCGCCATCTACCAAATCCTTGGCCTCCTTGAGGCCCAGGCTGGTGATCTCGCGAACTACTTTTATGACGTTTATCTTGTTCGCTCCTATGGATTTGAGAATTACGTCGAACTCCGTCTTCTCTTCCTCTTCGGCAGCAGCGCCGGCTCCGCCGGCAGCAGGAGCAGCAGCCATCATTGCAACAGGAGCTGCAGCGGATACTCCAAATCGATCCTCAAGGGCTTTCACCAATTCTGAAAGTTCTAGAACAGTCATCTCCTCAACTGCCTTTATGATTTCTTCTTTCGTCATTTCTCGATTCCTCCCTTTTAAATTTTAACGGTTGTACCAAAAATGTCTTTAAGCTGCTTCTTTCTCCTTTGCCTTTGCGATCTGATCTAAACAGGTCACCAAACCTCGGATGTTTCCGGACAACACTGTGACAAGTCCTCTTATCGGAGCTTCCATAGTGCCCAAAACCTGAGCCAACAGCACATCCCTCGATGGCAAGGTGGCCAAAACGCTGACATCTTCCGGACCTAAGAGCCTTTGTTCAAGCAAAGCTCCCTTTATTTTCAAGGCCTCGCTCTTGGTCGTTTTAATGTAATCCGTTAAGGTCTTAGCTACTACTACCGGATCTCCATAGGCAATCGTGAAAACGTTAGGGCCGGAGAGCATCTCCTCGGGTACCGGCAATCCGACTTCCTTCAGGGCCAGGCTGAAGAGAGTGTTTTTCGCTATCCTCATCAAACCCTGGGCTTCTCTGATCTTCGCCCTGATTTGTCCTATCTGCTCCACCGTTAGCCCCTTGTACTCGCAGAAAAATACCGCCTGAGATCCCTGAAGCAATCCGATCAACTCTTGTAACTCCTGAACGTTCGCCTTTGAAGGCATTCCTTCACCTCCTTTTTTAAAAAAATAAGGCTCCCGGGCGTTCCCCAGGAGCCTTATCATCATGACATAACGACGATCTCCTGGACCTCGGCAGGCCGGCCTCTTCTGGCCGATTAAGGTAATCCACCTGCTGTCTTAAGCCCAATAGCACAACATATTATACTTACACTACCGATGCATATCAAGCAGACTTTTAAAAATCTATCTTCAAGGGCGGCCAAGCCACCCTTAGCAAACCTATTCTTCTACCAACTCCTTTTGAGCTCTTGCAGGATCGACCTTGATCCCAACGCCCATAGTTGGAGCTACGGTAATACTTCGTACGTACTGTCCCTTAACGGCAGCGGGGCGGGCACGGAGCACTGCACGCAAAAGCGTTTTTGCATTATCGAATAACATGTCCGGTGTAAAGCTCATCTTGCCGATTCCCACATGAATGATTCCGTACCTGTCGACACGGAACTCGATTCGTCCTGCCTTGATTTCCCTAACAGCTTCGCCCACATCGAAGGTAACGGTCCCTGTCTTGGCGCTTGGCATCAAACCGCGAGGGCCCAGGATTCGTCCGAGACGACCTACTACGCGCATCATGTCGGGCGTAGCGATAACTGCATCGAAATCCAGCCATCCACCTTCGATCTTCTGAACCATGTCCTCCCCGCCGACAAAATCGGCACCGGCTTCTTCGGCTTCCTTGATCTTCTCTCCTGAAGCTATGACGAGCACTCTCTTCTCCTGACCAGTCCCATGGGGCAAGCTTACCGTACCCCTAACTTGCTGATCGGCATGACGGGGGTCTACGCCCAAACGTATGTGCACCTCGACAGTCTCATCAAACTTAGCCTTTGGGAATTCCGCCAAAAGCTCGAGCGCCTCTCTAAGGCCATAAAATTTTACCTTATCGACCTTCTCCAACATTGCTAAATAACGTTTCGATCGTTTTGCCATATCGCATTCCTCCCTGTGGTCAATAGCGGGTCTCCCCTGCCACTAATATCCCCTAACCTACCACTTCTATGCCCATAGATCGGGCCGTTCCCTCGATCATGCGCATAGCTGCCTCGATGTCGTTGGCATTTAAATCCTGCATCTTGGTCTTGGCTATTTCCCTTACCTGTTCCCTCGTGACCTTGCCGACCTTGTTCCTGTTTGGTTCGCCCGAACCCTTCTCGACCCCGGCAGCTTTCTTGAGCAGTATACTGGCTGGCGGCGTTTTAAGTTCGAAGGTAAAGCTTCTGTCGGCATAAACGGTCAGCACGACAGGAATTATCATGCCTGCATCGTCTGCGGTCTTTGCGTTGAACTGTTTGCAAAATTCCATAATATTTACGCCGTGCTGGCCAAGGGCAGGACCCACTGGCGGTGCTGGAGTGGCCTTGCCCGCCGGCAACTGCAGCTTTATCTGTGCTACCACCTTTTTTGCCATTTAAATTCCCTCCTATGCGACCTTCATTGCTTTTATATTTTGGTCAAATCATTGTAATCGGCCTCGACAATAGTCTCGCGACCGAAAAGCGTGACCGAAAATTTGACCTTTCCCTTCTCCGGAATGACCTCGACAACCGTACCAGCCTGCCCTTCAAAGGGCCCGCTCTTCACGCGAATCACGTCTCCCGGCTTGAGATCGATTTCCACCTTCGGCTTCATTTGTTCCCTGCCAATCTTGGCGAATACATCCTGTACCTCTCTATCGGATAAAGGTATAGGGTTATTTCCGGCTCCAACAAAACCCGTAACGCCCGGCGTATGTCTCACTACATACCAAGATTGGTCGTCAAGGATCATCTCCACGAGGATATAGCCGGGAAATACTTTTCTCTTTACTTTCTTCTGTTTCCCGTCCTTGACATATACTCTCTCTTCCATCGGCACGAGCACTCTAAATATTTTATCCTCCATGCCCATGGTAGCTATACGCTGTTCAAGATTGGCTTTGACCTTGTTTTCAT
This genomic window contains:
- the rplK gene encoding 50S ribosomal protein L11; amino-acid sequence: MAKKVVAQIKLQLPAGKATPAPPVGPALGQHGVNIMEFCKQFNAKTADDAGMIIPVVLTVYADRSFTFELKTPPASILLKKAAGVEKGSGEPNRNKVGKVTREQVREIAKTKMQDLNANDIEAAMRMIEGTARSMGIEVVG
- the nusG gene encoding transcription termination/antitermination protein NusG; translation: MSDKNERRWYVIQTYAGYENKVKANLEQRIATMGMEDKIFRVLVPMEERVYVKDGKQKKVKRKVFPGYILVEMILDDQSWYVVRHTPGVTGFVGAGNNPIPLSDREVQDVFAKIGREQMKPKVEIDLKPGDVIRVKSGPFEGQAGTVVEVIPEKGKVKFSVTLFGRETIVEADYNDLTKI